From Rhodococcus sp. B7740, one genomic window encodes:
- a CDS encoding SDR family oxidoreductase, producing the protein MKVEGRVAIVTGGGGGIGGAIAARLTEHGARVVVSDLDESTARSVVDAIERDRPGTAVAAAADASNSEDIRRLIAVAEDSFGPVDLYFANAGISGAPGLDVAEQDWDLSFDVNVRAHIRAAQLLVPGWLERGEGYFVSTASAAGLLTQIGSATYATTKHAAVGFAEWMNVTYGNRGIRVSCLCPMGVNTKLLYEGRESGDALGAAATAAVLSAGAVLEPLDVADVVLVAMDREQFLILPHENVLDMYRNKGADYDRWLRGMRRYQDSLLDNNR; encoded by the coding sequence ATGAAGGTTGAAGGCAGAGTTGCCATCGTCACCGGGGGTGGTGGCGGAATCGGCGGTGCCATCGCTGCCCGGCTCACCGAACACGGGGCACGCGTCGTCGTCTCCGACCTCGACGAGTCCACGGCCCGGTCCGTGGTCGACGCCATCGAACGCGATCGGCCGGGAACGGCCGTCGCCGCTGCGGCGGATGCGTCGAACAGCGAGGACATTCGACGGCTGATCGCGGTGGCCGAGGATTCGTTCGGACCCGTCGATCTCTACTTCGCCAACGCAGGCATCAGCGGCGCACCCGGACTCGACGTCGCCGAGCAGGACTGGGACCTCTCGTTCGACGTCAACGTGCGCGCGCACATTCGCGCCGCGCAGTTGCTGGTGCCGGGTTGGCTCGAACGCGGCGAGGGCTACTTCGTCAGCACCGCGTCCGCGGCCGGCTTGCTCACCCAGATCGGCTCGGCGACCTACGCGACCACCAAGCACGCGGCGGTCGGATTCGCCGAATGGATGAACGTCACCTACGGCAACCGTGGCATCCGCGTCAGCTGCCTGTGCCCGATGGGTGTCAACACCAAACTGCTCTACGAGGGACGTGAATCCGGAGATGCATTGGGAGCGGCGGCAACTGCCGCGGTTCTCAGTGCCGGTGCCGTGCTCGAACCGCTCGACGTCGCCGATGTGGTGCTCGTCGCAATGGACCGCGAGCAGTTCCTGATCCTGCCGCACGAGAACGTACTGGACATGTACCGCAACAAGGGTGCCGATTACGACCGGTGGTTGCGCGGCATGCGTCGCTACCAGGACAGCTTGCTCGACAACAACCGATAG
- a CDS encoding acyl-CoA dehydrogenase family protein, with translation MDSHIYPAEAVYEQQMLESGDPHFQPPIIEDLKKEARSRGLWNLFHPHPEWGPGLTNLEYAPLAEIMGRSLLAPEACNCNAPDTGNMEVFTLFGTDEHKEKYLKPLLDGTIRSAFAMTEPDVASSDATNIAMKMERDGDDFILNGRKWWTSNAMHKNCKVLIVMGKTDPEAATHRQQSMLVVPIDAPGVTVLRNLPVFGYIDREGHAEVLFEDVRVPAKDVLKGPGEGFAISQARLGPGRIHHAMRTIGVAERALELLCRRAVSRVTFGKPVAMRANIQDWIAEARIEIEKTRLLTFKAAYLMDTVGNKEARTEIAAIKVAAPEMALKIIDRAIQVHGGGGVSNDFPLAMMYAHIRTLRLADGPDEVHKMSIAKMELKKYL, from the coding sequence ATGGACTCTCACATCTATCCGGCCGAGGCAGTGTACGAGCAGCAGATGCTCGAGTCGGGTGACCCACACTTTCAGCCGCCGATCATCGAGGACCTGAAGAAGGAAGCGCGCTCGCGTGGACTGTGGAATCTGTTCCACCCGCATCCCGAGTGGGGCCCGGGCCTGACCAACCTCGAATACGCACCGCTGGCCGAGATCATGGGCCGCAGCCTGCTCGCTCCCGAGGCATGCAACTGCAACGCTCCGGACACCGGCAACATGGAGGTGTTCACGCTCTTCGGCACCGACGAGCACAAAGAGAAGTACTTGAAGCCGTTGCTGGACGGCACCATTCGTTCTGCCTTCGCGATGACCGAGCCCGACGTGGCCAGCTCCGATGCCACCAACATCGCGATGAAGATGGAGCGCGACGGTGACGATTTCATTCTCAACGGGCGCAAGTGGTGGACGTCCAATGCGATGCACAAGAACTGCAAGGTGCTCATCGTGATGGGCAAGACCGATCCCGAGGCGGCCACGCACCGCCAGCAGTCGATGCTGGTGGTACCCATCGACGCACCCGGTGTCACGGTGCTGCGCAACCTGCCGGTGTTCGGGTACATCGACCGCGAAGGCCACGCCGAGGTGCTCTTCGAGGACGTGCGGGTGCCGGCGAAGGATGTGCTGAAGGGACCGGGTGAGGGCTTCGCCATCAGCCAGGCCCGCTTGGGGCCGGGCCGGATCCACCACGCCATGCGCACGATCGGCGTGGCCGAGCGTGCACTCGAATTGCTCTGTCGCCGTGCGGTATCGCGAGTGACGTTCGGCAAGCCGGTGGCGATGCGTGCGAACATCCAGGACTGGATCGCCGAGGCGCGCATCGAGATCGAGAAGACTCGACTGCTCACGTTCAAAGCCGCGTACCTGATGGATACCGTCGGGAACAAGGAAGCGCGTACCGAGATCGCCGCCATCAAGGTTGCGGCACCGGAGATGGCGCTGAAGATCATCGATCGTGCCATCCAGGTTCACGGCGGAGGCGGAGTATCCAACGACTTCCCGCTCGCGATGATGTACGCGCACATCCGCACGCTGCGGCTCGCCGACGGTCCGGACGAGGTGCACAAGATGTCCATCGCGAAGATGGAGCTGAAGAAATACCTGTGA
- a CDS encoding ABC transporter substrate-binding protein, which yields MKRTFLGCVLVLTTASAPVACSSGAADDAGTDARTVTIDTLAGPTQITGTPERIVAFGQQWVDALLEFDVQPVGYVSAGSNGDERGLYPWQSAVSSDAEMLDPAAVGQMDGAVPTEQIAALQPDLILVSGIASIEPYEGLADFAPTILPKSDRVETWESQIETLGLVLDREDDARRIIDEGHAVTDDIKKDYPGLDGKTAVLSQFVFDSQQLAVVADPEDGAAQVFGSIGLSVPQSLVDSPDISHGRIVLSPERLDVLTADLVVMLPNGGTREDLEKLPGFSTLPAAAGGGVAVVDYATVVGFNTPSKASVEHSLNKIRPQLEAVAT from the coding sequence ATGAAACGGACATTCCTGGGGTGTGTGCTCGTTCTGACAACCGCGTCGGCGCCGGTCGCGTGCAGTAGCGGGGCAGCCGACGACGCCGGAACCGACGCCCGCACCGTCACGATCGACACACTTGCCGGGCCGACACAGATCACGGGAACGCCGGAGCGCATAGTCGCCTTCGGGCAGCAGTGGGTCGACGCGCTGCTGGAATTCGATGTGCAACCCGTCGGGTACGTCTCTGCCGGATCGAACGGCGACGAACGTGGGCTCTACCCCTGGCAGTCGGCAGTGAGTTCCGATGCCGAGATGCTCGACCCGGCTGCAGTCGGCCAGATGGACGGTGCGGTGCCGACCGAGCAGATCGCGGCGCTGCAGCCGGATCTGATCTTGGTGTCGGGGATCGCGTCGATCGAACCGTATGAAGGTCTGGCGGATTTCGCACCGACAATCTTGCCCAAGTCGGACAGGGTCGAGACCTGGGAATCGCAGATCGAGACCCTCGGCCTTGTGCTCGATCGGGAAGACGACGCTCGGCGAATCATCGACGAGGGCCACGCCGTCACCGACGACATCAAGAAGGACTATCCGGGACTCGACGGAAAGACAGCGGTGCTCTCTCAGTTCGTCTTCGACTCCCAGCAGCTTGCTGTCGTCGCCGACCCCGAAGACGGCGCTGCCCAGGTGTTCGGCAGCATCGGGCTCAGTGTGCCGCAGAGTCTGGTCGATTCACCCGACATCTCGCACGGACGCATCGTGCTCAGCCCCGAGCGTCTCGACGTGTTGACGGCCGATCTGGTCGTGATGCTTCCCAACGGGGGAACGCGGGAAGACCTGGAGAAGCTTCCGGGATTCTCGACTCTGCCTGCGGCGGCGGGTGGTGGAGTAGCCGTGGTGGACTACGCTACGGTCGTCGGTTTCAATACACCGTCGAAGGCGTCGGTCGAGCACTCGCTGAACAAGATTCGGCCACAACTCGAGGCGGTGGCGACTTAG
- a CDS encoding TIGR03086 family metal-binding protein, whose translation MTAHETEIVADEKVPTIEIIREFDAAPERVFRAHIDPELYRQWVGPRSLTTRILKWQGHTGGAWAFANDRDGEEIASFFGSFHEVRPNERIVWTFTYEGQPDSVALETLTFENREGGGTLLRVLSVMSDFASRDGMLSSGMDVGVKEGYDKLDELLGHSSGPAQQHMQDAARFSELAASASTEDWSRPSPVSGWAAIDVVKHLIEWSRGFLAGGAGIELQTLDVEADPAAAWTQHVADIQAILDDPAGRILSNPHTGDMPVDKAIEMFYTADVWMHSWDLAKALGREPDLGQERCAAALEAMRPMEQMLRDSGQYGPAVPVADDASPQDKLMAFIGRDPAWSPRS comes from the coding sequence ATGACCGCGCACGAAACCGAGATCGTTGCGGACGAGAAAGTCCCCACGATCGAGATCATTCGAGAGTTCGATGCGGCACCGGAGCGGGTGTTTCGCGCTCACATCGACCCCGAACTGTATCGCCAGTGGGTTGGTCCGCGATCGTTGACGACCCGAATCCTGAAGTGGCAGGGCCATACCGGAGGCGCGTGGGCGTTCGCCAACGACCGTGACGGTGAGGAAATTGCCTCCTTCTTCGGCAGCTTCCACGAGGTGCGCCCGAACGAACGCATCGTGTGGACCTTCACCTACGAGGGCCAGCCAGATTCGGTCGCGCTCGAGACGCTCACGTTCGAGAACCGCGAGGGCGGGGGCACGCTGCTCAGAGTGCTCAGTGTGATGTCGGACTTCGCCTCTCGCGACGGCATGCTCTCCAGTGGAATGGACGTAGGCGTGAAGGAGGGCTACGACAAGCTCGACGAGCTGCTCGGGCACAGCTCAGGTCCGGCCCAGCAGCACATGCAGGATGCGGCGCGGTTCAGTGAGCTCGCCGCGTCCGCATCGACCGAGGACTGGTCACGCCCGAGCCCGGTATCAGGCTGGGCCGCAATCGATGTCGTGAAGCACCTGATCGAGTGGTCTCGCGGTTTTCTCGCCGGCGGGGCCGGTATCGAACTGCAGACTCTGGACGTCGAAGCCGACCCGGCCGCGGCCTGGACCCAGCACGTCGCAGACATCCAGGCAATTCTCGACGACCCCGCCGGCCGGATTCTGAGCAACCCGCACACCGGAGACATGCCGGTGGACAAGGCGATCGAGATGTTCTATACCGCCGACGTCTGGATGCACTCCTGGGACCTGGCGAAAGCCCTTGGCCGAGAGCCGGATCTGGGTCAGGAGCGCTGCGCTGCAGCCCTGGAGGCCATGCGACCGATGGAGCAGATGTTGCGGGACAGTGGGCAGTACGGCCCCGCCGTCCCTGTCGCCGACGACGCATCCCCACAGGACAAGCTGATGGCGTTCATCGGCCGGGACCCGGCTTGGTCACCCCGGAGCTAA
- a CDS encoding ArsR/SmtB family transcription factor, which yields MDDRTEQLNRTFAALADPTRRDIVARLARADANVSELAESYDISLQAVSKHVKVLEAAGLVTRSKDAQRRPVHLDAEVFGLMTKWIERYRQEAEQRYRRLDALLETIADDKTTETKEVS from the coding sequence ATGGACGATCGAACAGAGCAGCTCAACAGGACGTTCGCGGCCTTGGCCGACCCGACGCGACGCGACATCGTCGCTCGACTCGCCCGGGCGGATGCGAACGTCAGCGAGCTGGCCGAGTCGTACGACATCAGCCTGCAAGCGGTGTCGAAGCACGTGAAGGTGCTCGAAGCGGCCGGATTGGTCACCCGCAGCAAGGATGCCCAGCGTCGTCCGGTGCATCTCGACGCCGAGGTGTTCGGCCTGATGACGAAATGGATCGAGCGTTATCGCCAGGAAGCAGAGCAACGGTATCGACGCCTCGATGCCCTGCTGGAAACCATCGCAGACGACAAGACCACCGAGACGAAGGAAGTGTCATGA
- a CDS encoding DJ-1/PfpI family protein, protein MTTTIALYATDAMADWEYGYLIAGLAMAREQDPDANRLIIASEAGEAVTTMGGVRIVPDVSVADLPTLDALILPGADTWNSGHDTVLTLAAELVAAGKPIAAICGATYGLARTGLLDNRPHTSNAAEFLTQAIEYRGAEHYRDDRAVSDGTVITAGGVNPLEFAKLVFERLNVFPQPVVDAWYGLYKTGDRKYYDQLVNA, encoded by the coding sequence ATGACCACCACCATTGCGCTCTATGCCACCGACGCCATGGCCGACTGGGAGTACGGATACCTCATCGCCGGACTTGCCATGGCCCGTGAACAAGACCCGGACGCCAACCGGCTGATCATCGCCTCCGAGGCCGGGGAGGCTGTCACAACGATGGGAGGTGTCCGCATCGTTCCCGACGTCTCGGTCGCCGATCTTCCGACCCTCGATGCCCTGATTCTGCCCGGTGCGGACACTTGGAACTCCGGGCACGACACGGTTCTGACGCTGGCCGCCGAACTGGTTGCGGCGGGGAAACCGATCGCGGCGATTTGCGGTGCCACCTACGGGCTCGCCCGGACCGGACTGCTCGACAACAGGCCGCACACCTCGAATGCAGCCGAGTTCCTCACGCAAGCAATCGAATACCGCGGTGCCGAGCATTATCGGGACGACCGAGCAGTGTCCGACGGCACAGTGATCACCGCGGGAGGCGTGAACCCGCTCGAGTTCGCGAAGCTGGTATTCGAGCGGTTGAACGTGTTTCCGCAGCCCGTCGTCGATGCCTGGTACGGCCTCTACAAGACGGGGGATCGCAAGTACTACGACCAGCTCGTGAACGCATGA
- a CDS encoding MarR family winged helix-turn-helix transcriptional regulator, with amino-acid sequence MKRRTPEGDALTELVLPVFELNGEFLAAAHDITEPTGLTPAWWQVLGATLDEPLSVADIARRVGLGLARQSVQRTANLLVDKGWAVYVDNPNHKRAKLLEPTPKGRDTVAQLRDAQHAWSDAVGAAVGESELRAFSATLGKILAASRHYRGGSA; translated from the coding sequence ATGAAGCGGCGCACACCCGAGGGCGATGCGCTGACAGAGTTGGTGTTGCCCGTCTTCGAGCTCAACGGCGAATTTCTCGCTGCCGCACACGACATCACGGAGCCGACGGGTCTGACGCCGGCGTGGTGGCAGGTTCTCGGTGCCACCCTGGACGAGCCGTTGTCGGTCGCCGACATCGCGCGACGCGTCGGGCTCGGGTTGGCGCGGCAGAGTGTGCAGCGGACGGCAAATCTGTTGGTGGACAAAGGTTGGGCCGTCTACGTCGACAACCCGAACCACAAGCGCGCAAAGCTGTTGGAACCCACCCCCAAGGGGCGGGACACCGTTGCACAGCTGCGGGATGCGCAACATGCATGGTCCGATGCCGTGGGAGCCGCTGTGGGAGAGAGTGAACTGCGTGCCTTCTCCGCCACCCTCGGCAAGATCCTGGCGGCATCCCGGCACTATCGCGGCGGCAGTGCATAA
- a CDS encoding aldo/keto reductase family protein, with the protein MAYRYLGNSGLKISEITYGNWLTHGSQVENDIATQCVRAALDAGITTFDTADVYANGAAETVLGEALKGERRESLEIFTKVYFPVGPKGPNDTGLSRKHILEGIDASLRRLGTDYVDLYQAHRYDVETPLEETIAAFGDVVRQGKALYIGVSEWTADQLRAGQELARQNGFSIISNQPQYSALWRVIEDQVIPTSKELGISQIVWSPIAQGVLTGKYLPGQPLPDGSRAKDDKGGDKMIARYLDDQTLTRVQQLKPIADDLGITMAQLAVAWVLANDNIAAALVGASRPEQIAENIKASEVTLDADVLAKIDDALGDSVERDPGKTGSPEARLV; encoded by the coding sequence ATGGCTTACAGATACCTCGGAAACAGTGGACTGAAGATTTCGGAGATCACCTACGGCAACTGGTTGACGCACGGATCGCAGGTGGAGAACGACATCGCAACCCAGTGCGTGCGCGCGGCGCTCGATGCGGGCATCACCACCTTCGATACCGCCGACGTGTACGCCAACGGAGCGGCAGAGACCGTCCTCGGTGAAGCGCTGAAGGGCGAGCGTCGGGAATCGCTGGAGATTTTCACCAAGGTCTACTTCCCAGTCGGGCCCAAGGGTCCAAACGACACCGGACTCTCTCGCAAGCACATCCTCGAAGGCATCGACGCCTCGCTGCGTCGGCTCGGCACCGACTACGTCGACCTCTACCAAGCGCATCGCTACGACGTCGAGACACCGCTCGAAGAGACCATCGCTGCCTTCGGTGACGTCGTCCGCCAGGGCAAGGCGCTCTACATCGGCGTCTCCGAATGGACCGCCGACCAGCTCCGGGCCGGTCAGGAACTCGCCCGGCAGAACGGCTTCTCGATCATCTCGAATCAGCCGCAGTACTCCGCGCTGTGGCGCGTCATCGAGGACCAGGTGATCCCGACGTCGAAGGAGCTGGGCATCTCGCAGATCGTCTGGTCGCCCATCGCCCAGGGTGTGCTCACCGGAAAGTACCTCCCCGGCCAACCCCTGCCCGACGGTTCGCGCGCCAAGGACGACAAGGGCGGCGACAAGATGATCGCGCGCTACCTCGACGATCAGACGCTCACCCGAGTGCAGCAGCTGAAGCCGATCGCCGATGATCTCGGAATCACCATGGCGCAGTTGGCCGTTGCGTGGGTACTGGCAAACGACAACATCGCCGCCGCACTCGTCGGGGCCTCCCGCCCCGAGCAGATCGCCGAGAACATCAAGGCCTCCGAAGTGACGCTCGACGCCGACGTGCTCGCCAAGATCGACGACGCCCTCGGCGATTCCGTCGAGCGCGACCCGGGCAAGACGGGTTCACCCGAGGCACGTCTGGTCTGA
- a CDS encoding carboxylesterase/lipase family protein, translating into MDTITVDTPQGQVRGRTDAGIISFLGVPYAEAPFGPRRFQAPSPPPTWNGVRDALELGATVPKVGYRPPTSEILSEPVVPGEECLNVNVFTPDVAGSAPVFVWIHGGAFVNGSNAIPTYDGSAFARDGVVAVVINYRLGVDGFASIDGAPANRGMLDQVAALEWVRDHITSYGGDPAQVTIAGESAGAMSVGTLMSMPSADGLFHRAILQSGAGHHVITAETAAKVSAALAASLGVEATVDGLGSVPVDALVDAQRELSDRITAEAPTGAWGELALNVMAFEPYIDGDIVPALPFSRIGDGASAQVDVLIGTTSEEHAFFIVPAGLVPHLTEDYVKMVLAGYRADASALEKYREQLPDASAGELMIAVMTDWFFRIPATRLVEARSGNAFVYEFTWRSSLFDGALGACHALEIPFVFDMLHKPETSRITGPNPPQQVADLMHRAWVDFVRDGTPGWDSYGTDRAVMMFGNEPGVALDPRPATRAVWDGVR; encoded by the coding sequence ATGGACACGATCACCGTCGATACACCTCAGGGCCAGGTTCGCGGTCGGACCGACGCAGGCATCATCTCGTTCCTCGGAGTTCCGTACGCCGAGGCCCCGTTCGGGCCCCGCCGATTCCAGGCACCCTCGCCGCCGCCGACCTGGAACGGCGTGCGCGACGCCCTCGAGCTCGGGGCAACCGTCCCCAAGGTGGGCTACCGGCCGCCGACCAGCGAGATCCTCAGCGAGCCGGTGGTACCCGGCGAAGAGTGCCTCAACGTCAACGTCTTCACCCCCGACGTCGCGGGATCGGCACCGGTCTTCGTCTGGATCCACGGCGGCGCATTCGTCAACGGCAGCAACGCCATTCCCACGTACGACGGTTCCGCCTTCGCCCGGGACGGCGTCGTCGCCGTGGTGATCAACTACCGCCTCGGAGTCGACGGTTTCGCGTCGATCGACGGTGCCCCGGCCAATCGAGGAATGCTCGATCAGGTCGCAGCCCTCGAATGGGTACGTGACCACATCACCTCCTACGGCGGCGACCCCGCGCAGGTGACCATCGCGGGGGAGTCGGCCGGTGCGATGAGCGTCGGCACCCTGATGTCGATGCCTAGTGCCGACGGGCTCTTCCACCGGGCGATTCTGCAGAGCGGAGCCGGGCACCACGTCATCACCGCCGAGACAGCCGCAAAGGTCTCCGCGGCGTTGGCGGCCTCGCTCGGCGTCGAGGCCACGGTCGACGGCCTGGGTTCGGTACCGGTGGACGCGTTGGTCGACGCTCAACGCGAACTGTCGGATCGGATCACTGCCGAGGCTCCGACCGGAGCGTGGGGTGAGCTGGCCCTGAACGTGATGGCCTTCGAACCGTACATCGACGGCGATATCGTTCCGGCACTGCCCTTTTCGCGTATCGGCGACGGCGCGAGCGCGCAGGTGGATGTGTTGATCGGGACCACCAGCGAAGAGCACGCCTTCTTCATCGTCCCGGCCGGGCTGGTCCCGCACCTCACCGAGGACTACGTGAAGATGGTCCTCGCCGGGTACCGAGCCGATGCGTCGGCGCTGGAGAAGTACCGCGAACAGCTGCCCGACGCCTCTGCCGGCGAGCTGATGATCGCCGTCATGACCGACTGGTTCTTCCGTATCCCGGCGACGCGTCTGGTCGAAGCCCGCTCCGGCAACGCCTTCGTCTACGAATTCACCTGGCGCTCATCGCTGTTCGACGGTGCCCTCGGTGCCTGCCACGCACTCGAGATCCCGTTCGTATTCGACATGTTGCACAAGCCCGAGACCTCGCGCATCACGGGACCGAACCCGCCTCAGCAGGTGGCCGACCTGATGCACCGCGCCTGGGTCGACTTCGTGCGCGACGGCACTCCAGGCTGGGACTCGTACGGCACCGACCGCGCCGTGATGATGTTCGGCAACGAGCCCGGCGTCGCCCTCGACCCGAGGCCGGCGACACGCGCGGTGTGGGACGGGGTGCGCTGA
- a CDS encoding NAD(P)/FAD-dependent oxidoreductase, which yields MRRFLPGFGSSSPAPARPARVVVVGGGFGGFNALQRLSKLLGPDRAVLTLVAPTDYLLYSPLLPEVATGVLDPRDIAVSSRQALPGVKLVLGHVTTVDFEARELTVTGPDGESTLEWDKLILAPGSVTKQFDIPGVDEHAYGLKTLSEAVYIRNHVLAQLDAADALPDTPEGRSERAERLTVVAVGAGYTGTEFVAQMQNWVRGIASRWATVDPDEVRWVLVDVADAVLPELGERLGREALAVLADRGVDVRLGVSVASATATSVTLTDDEVIPSRTLVWGAGVAPSPLIAQLGLPTAGGRLVVRADMTVPDVSDVWAIGDAAAVPDLAADPSKPTPPTAQHAQRQGVAVARNVAASMGVGQARPYKHKDLGLVADLGGFDGVAKPLGIPLTGPVAKFVARGYHLYALPTVSARVRVATDWLYSSVLPTRVVNLAQVRSEDALIKKAQAIDLYD from the coding sequence ATGCGCAGATTCCTTCCCGGTTTCGGTTCGAGTTCTCCGGCCCCCGCGCGGCCTGCTCGCGTCGTGGTGGTCGGAGGCGGCTTCGGCGGATTCAACGCTCTGCAGCGGCTGTCGAAGCTGCTGGGGCCCGACCGCGCCGTGCTGACGTTGGTGGCTCCCACCGACTACCTGCTCTACAGTCCGCTGCTGCCCGAGGTCGCCACCGGTGTGCTCGATCCGCGGGACATCGCCGTCTCCTCTCGTCAGGCACTGCCGGGCGTCAAGTTGGTGCTCGGTCACGTCACCACCGTCGATTTCGAGGCGCGCGAGCTGACGGTGACCGGCCCCGACGGTGAGTCGACGCTCGAGTGGGACAAGCTGATACTCGCGCCCGGTTCGGTGACCAAGCAGTTCGACATCCCCGGCGTCGACGAGCATGCGTACGGGCTCAAGACGTTGAGCGAGGCCGTCTACATCCGCAACCATGTGCTCGCGCAACTCGACGCGGCCGATGCCCTGCCCGACACCCCGGAAGGCCGGAGCGAACGCGCCGAGCGGTTGACCGTGGTGGCCGTGGGTGCGGGCTACACCGGCACCGAATTCGTTGCCCAGATGCAGAATTGGGTTCGTGGTATCGCATCCCGATGGGCGACCGTCGACCCCGACGAGGTGCGCTGGGTGCTCGTCGACGTGGCCGATGCGGTACTTCCCGAGCTCGGTGAGCGACTCGGTCGAGAAGCGCTCGCCGTGCTCGCCGACAGGGGTGTGGACGTGCGGCTCGGTGTGTCGGTGGCCTCGGCCACCGCAACGTCGGTGACGCTCACCGACGACGAGGTCATTCCGTCCCGAACTCTGGTCTGGGGAGCAGGCGTCGCACCGAGCCCTCTCATCGCGCAGCTGGGTCTACCGACAGCGGGCGGACGCCTCGTCGTCCGAGCGGACATGACCGTCCCCGACGTATCGGACGTCTGGGCGATCGGCGACGCGGCCGCAGTCCCCGACCTCGCCGCCGACCCGTCGAAGCCGACACCACCGACGGCTCAGCACGCCCAGCGGCAGGGCGTTGCCGTTGCACGCAATGTCGCGGCGTCGATGGGCGTCGGGCAGGCACGTCCGTACAAGCACAAGGATCTGGGGTTGGTCGCCGACCTCGGCGGATTCGACGGTGTCGCAAAACCACTCGGCATTCCGCTGACCGGACCTGTGGCGAAGTTCGTCGCGCGCGGATATCACCTCTACGCGTTGCCGACGGTCTCCGCCCGAGTGCGGGTGGCGACGGACTGGCTGTATTCCTCGGTGCTGCCGACACGGGTCGTCAACCTCGCGCAGGTGCGATCCGAGGATGCGCTGATCAAGAAGGCTCAGGCAATCGATCTGTACGACTAG
- a CDS encoding IS110 family transposase, with protein MKNHRTSVGLDVHARSVVACGLDGETGELFERRMSPDHKEILEWIRSLPGLVHVVYEAGPTGFGLARFLLAAGVDCVVAAPSKIQRPPGDRIKTDARDARHLARLLHLSSIVPVLIPSTEQESARDLVRAREDCRGDLVSAQHRLTHVLLRQGIIYSGGKPWTAAHDLWLRRQRFDSRALQITYDTAYETVIATTERRNRLDTAIADMAAHSSFTPVVTRLGCLRGVATLTAFGLATEIGEWDRLTGRSIGAFVGLIPTEHSSGESRSQGGVSKTGNAHVRRLLVEAAWHHRKPYRPGRELVARWKASTPKAKARGHQANRRLHARWEHFDERGKRAVVANAGIARELAGWCWSLATLEE; from the coding sequence GTGAAGAATCATCGTACGAGTGTTGGTTTGGATGTGCACGCACGATCGGTGGTGGCGTGCGGTTTGGATGGCGAGACGGGCGAGTTGTTCGAGCGTCGCATGTCGCCTGATCACAAAGAAATCCTGGAGTGGATTCGTTCGCTGCCAGGACTGGTGCATGTCGTCTACGAGGCGGGCCCGACCGGTTTCGGTCTGGCCCGTTTTCTGTTGGCCGCCGGTGTCGATTGTGTGGTGGCGGCACCGTCGAAAATTCAGCGTCCCCCTGGTGACCGCATCAAGACCGATGCCCGTGATGCCCGGCATTTGGCTCGGTTGCTTCATTTGAGTTCTATTGTGCCGGTTCTGATTCCGAGTACCGAGCAGGAGTCCGCTCGTGATCTGGTGCGAGCAAGGGAGGACTGCCGCGGCGATCTGGTGTCCGCACAGCATCGCCTGACACATGTGCTGCTGCGTCAAGGGATCATCTACAGCGGCGGCAAACCCTGGACCGCAGCCCACGATCTGTGGTTACGTCGCCAGCGGTTCGATTCACGTGCACTGCAGATCACCTACGACACCGCCTACGAGACCGTCATCGCCACCACCGAACGCCGGAATCGTCTCGATACCGCCATCGCGGACATGGCTGCGCATTCGTCGTTCACTCCGGTGGTGACCCGGCTGGGGTGCCTTCGTGGGGTGGCGACGTTGACAGCGTTCGGTTTGGCGACGGAGATCGGTGAGTGGGACCGGTTGACCGGCCGCTCGATCGGTGCGTTCGTCGGGTTGATCCCGACCGAGCATTCTTCCGGTGAATCCCGGTCGCAGGGCGGTGTCAGCAAAACCGGCAATGCTCACGTACGCCGACTGCTGGTCGAGGCTGCCTGGCATCATCGCAAGCCGTATCGGCCGGGGCGTGAACTGGTGGCACGGTGGAAGGCGTCGACTCCCAAAGCCAAAGCGCGAGGACATCAAGCGAACCGGCGGCTGCACGCACGGTGGGAACATTTCGACGAACGCGGTAAACGTGCGGTGGTCGCCAATGCCGGGATCGCACGAGAGCTGGCCGGCTGGTGCTGGTCGTTGGCCACGCTCGAGGAATGA